TCCTATATTGGCAAGCTCCTCAAATTTCAATACGTTTGTGATAGTATCATCAACCGAATATGTTTTGTCCCCAATTTGTATTGAAGGCTTTTCCTTACTCAATTTATCTGTAATATTAATAACTTTTGACATTTTCTAAATCTCCTCTCAAAAAATAACACCGACTACAATCAAGTAGCCGGTGCTGGTGTGAATGTTGGAAGTCCGTCACTCAAGACTTCAAACTCCAGTGTATCAATATTGGTGCTGTCCCCGCCCGCAGGTGTTGTAAGGTTAATAACACAATCCATTGTTAACTTTGCACCTGACGGCATCTCCCATTCAAACTTGCTTTCGACATCCTGTCCAGTACCTAAAAGCAGACCACCGATGTAATCGTTCCCCGGGTCCCCATATCTACGTTTACCAGAAAAACTAAATGTAAGGCCCTTACCGGTAACCGCCCTACGTGTCCACCCGCTCTGATCCATTGGCGTCCACTCTTCCGTG
This genomic stretch from Ruminiclostridium cellulolyticum H10 harbors:
- a CDS encoding phage tail tube protein; this encodes MLKNINIQLFAAGTGVFPVHNNKFKINIKGRTELPEDMAIVKDLETFSPSIDANTEEWTPMDQSGWTRRAVTGKGLTFSFSGKRRYGDPGNDYIGGLLLGTGQDVESKFEWEMPSGAKLTMDCVINLTTPAGGDSTNIDTLEFEVLSDGLPTFTPAPAT